A window of the Hordeum vulgare subsp. vulgare chromosome 5H, MorexV3_pseudomolecules_assembly, whole genome shotgun sequence genome harbors these coding sequences:
- the LOC123395330 gene encoding LOW QUALITY PROTEIN: CBL-interacting protein kinase 15-like (The sequence of the model RefSeq protein was modified relative to this genomic sequence to represent the inferred CDS: inserted 1 base in 1 codon), whose protein sequence is MENSGKIVMGRYELGRLLGKGAFGKVHYAKNLESNRGVAIKMMDKETVLKVGLAEQVRREITTMRLVAHKSIVQLHEVMATRSKIYFVMEYMKGGELFDKVSKAGKLTEGAAHKYFQQLISAVDYCHSRGVYHRDLKPENLLLDENENLKVSDFGLSALSESKRQDGLLHTTCGSPAYVAPEVISKGGYDGAKSDIWSCGVILFVLVAGYLPFQGQNLIEMYRKIEKGDFRCPGWVSPKLQKLLHKIMDPDPNKRISIQKIKESTWFRKGPGENLTVKERLPNENTTTDAVPTLGVRRRKNSHEDRKPLAVTNLNAFEIISFSTGFDLSGLFIEKESKKEARFTSEQPASAIVSKLEDVAKQLNLRVRKKDNGVVKMQVRKEGRNGVLQFDSEIFEISPSYHLIEMKQTSGDSLEYQKLLEEGIRPALKDIXMGLAWG, encoded by the exons ATGGAGAACAGTGGGAAGATTGTAATGGGGAGGTATGAACTGGGGAGGCTGTTAGGGAAAGGAGCATTTGGCAAGGTGCACTATGCGAAGAACCTTGAGTCAAACCGAGGTGTCGCCATAAAGATGATGGACAAGGAGACGGTGCTGAAGGTCGGGCTTGCGGAGCAGGTCAGGCGTGAGATCACAACCATGCGGTTGGTAGCGCACAAAAGCATTGTTCAGCTCCATGAGGTCATGGCGACACGAAGCAAGATCTACTTCGTCATGGAGTACATGAAAGGCGGTGAGCTCTTTGACAAGGTTTCCAAGGCTGGCAAGCTCACCGAGGGTGCTGCACATAAGTACTTCCAGCAGCTCATCAGTGCAGTGGATTACTGCCACAGCCGAGGCGTATACCACCGGGACTTGAAGCCCGAGAACCTATTGCTTGATGAGAATGAAAACCTGAAGGTTTCAGATTTTGGACTGAGTGCACTTTCAGAATCAAAGAGGCAAGATGGCTTGCTCCACACCACCTGTGGATCTCCTGCATATGTGGCTCCAGAGGTGATCAGCAAGGGAGGCTATGATGGTGCAAAATCAGATATCTGGTCTTGCGGTGTCATCCTGTTTGTTCTTGTCGCTGGTTACCTCCCTTTCCAAGGTCAGAACTTGATAGAGATGTACCGGAAGATTGAAAAGGGGGATTTCAGGTGCCCTGGTTGGGTTTCCCCAAAACTTCAGAAGCTGTTGCACAAGATCATGGACCCTGATCCTAACAAGAGGATATCGATCCAGAAGATAAAGGAGTCCACCTGGTTCCGGAAAGGTCCTGGGGAGAACCTTACAGTGAAGGAGAGACTGCCAAATGAGAATACCACCACAGATGCTGTTCCAACACTTGGTGTGAGGCGCAGGAAGAACAGCCATGAAGACAGGAAGCCCCTGGCGGTGACAAATCTAAATGCCTTTGAAATCATCTCTTTCTCCACAGGGTTTGATCTCTCTGGCCTATTCATCGAGAAGGAGAGCAAAAAGGAAGCAAGGTTCACTTCAGAACAGCCTGCCTCAGCCATCGTCTCAAAGCTGGAAGATGTCGCAAAGCAGCTGAATCTCAGGGTGAGGAAGAAGGATAATGGTGTCGTCAAGATGCAAGTGAGGAAGGAAGGCAGGAATGGTGTTCTTCAGTTTGACTCGGAGATCTTCGAGATCAGCCCCTCGTACCatctcattgagatgaaacaaacgAGCGGTGATTCTCTGGAGTACCAGAAGCTATTGGAGGAGGGCATCCGGCCAGCACTCAAGGACA ATATGGGCCTGGCATGGGGCTGA